One window of Oscillibacter hominis genomic DNA carries:
- a CDS encoding S-layer homology domain-containing protein — MSSGTLKASLSYTGDDVAVPLSTPTVTLSAVSGGAGGLSAVIMHAENGDLVSGYEIKVYDSKGALVDTFQASENPTAIPESSKIVAGSAYTATVKALASDAAKAAGYTDSAESNKSASATAGQGTPVVTTVAVSEQAGKSILTVPTDTTNAVATMIAAVKNQYGEAMEGEEVEWSIEPEVGTGVTFAEGVLTVAKEAAASITGPAGVAYTITATSKTDPDKSGSAKITVKRADAVYTVTVSGGASELDIPAGDTPATATFTAKVVDQYGTDRTSVGVTWAVSPKVDGVTISSEGVLTVTKAAAAAIADTTGKSFTVTATVQGGTASDSKNVTVKRAESVPTGLKLTGPATVVIPLEGKPANSYTYTAKVLDQYGAELTGRTVNWSSSQSPEGVTCTNNQVSVASGASKGSFTLTAADSAAESVKDTLTVQVVDLELNWSGVESKIKGTTYTYGDRNDKAGALGTGTATVGETELSGEFSYAKPAEIQGAGTKTITVIFTVGDKVDEYKGVQLTRDVEVGIAPKSLTVTWSDVKLTYTGKEQGPAATVTSGVLTGDELGLSVSGQKKDASGESYTAEAKITNGNYTLKNPTCPFTIAPKPLAVTWSNTSLTYTGKEQSPTAAVETGIEGETVELTVTGGKAAVGSSYTATAAMKTANGNYVLTNTTKSFSIGKAVVKITTEPAGLNKTIYANDPANTDAESLKTMMALPGTVKVTAPSMDETDAAITWAASTPKFNIKGAAYTYVGKINEDSNYANQPELKVTLTVTPVKLTGVATVPAALTVAKSSVTALSGSLTPLGLPEKVVLSYDLAAANAEVEAQWNKTVADLKAAANRVTAAKNQEITVALSAKTLPAWATYDANGLPQCTVTITNSFPVNVAFTTPVTDAVYGGTLATPAAAATDAGNGLGAATEMQYFYEGTGATNYQRSKTAPKDAGTYQCIAVYENTTHYGEAKCAFTVSPKTATFTWSGHTGLTYDKTVKTVNAVVGNLESGDACEVTLTGNTATNAGTYTAVATKLGNPNYALPEGAAAEQEYTIAKAARNVRITTEPMVLTVGKLTAGITYTCDDLDQSASANVSCTSSASGVAMVSSTGKVTAVSNGKATVTLSILESDNYLSDSDTLEIAALPQPLTGAAASAGANSSLTATVSGTRITVAGTMAEGTELTLTPAVAAVEGVTVSAPVVDLVKKTVTVSVNGTEVVYTLDLTGISEIPGHVTIVEGAAGVEPGEFPVSITAAATDGLDAAVPQSVLSAAASKLSSDQIKEGYEAQVKVYAKVEATGYDAAKGLSVEITPYYTILAVKEGVADAEPLQAETKLTGLGGSIQVTLHTSGAAYNYAKYASGGKTAYLPITDSTFETTGFGTFTLVNVADKSITVAYTYHDGREQTLTYTAADIGAALPKDDSKSGFQGWKLSKDGTAVNANKYTTLTEELFLLLESGTYTAESAFSSGGGSGGGGGSVSTTYAITASAGQGGSISPSGRVSVPSGKNQTFTIKANAGYAVSDVVVDGKSVGAVSSYTFESVTKAHSISVTFVKADDVAVIFSDVAADAWFHDAVQYVYDAGMMNGTSATAFSPNGTITRGMIVTMLYRLEGEPTVALTGKFGDVAADTWCVKAVSWAASKGVVNGYENGLFGKDDPITREQLAAILYRYADLKGYDVSVGEDTNILSYLDVQSVAGYAIPALQWACGAGIVNGNNGYLMPKGTATRAQAAAMLMRFMEAYTK; from the coding sequence TTGAGCAGTGGTACCTTAAAGGCAAGCCTCTCTTATACCGGAGATGACGTTGCCGTGCCCCTCTCCACCCCCACAGTGACCCTCTCCGCCGTCAGCGGCGGCGCGGGCGGGCTGAGCGCGGTAATTATGCATGCTGAAAACGGCGATCTGGTTTCCGGCTACGAAATCAAGGTCTATGACAGCAAAGGAGCCCTTGTCGACACGTTTCAAGCGTCGGAAAACCCCACAGCAATCCCTGAATCCAGCAAAATTGTGGCCGGCTCTGCCTATACCGCCACGGTGAAGGCCCTGGCCAGCGATGCTGCCAAGGCCGCGGGGTATACCGATTCCGCTGAGAGTAATAAGTCCGCTTCCGCAACGGCCGGTCAGGGCACCCCGGTGGTCACCACGGTGGCAGTGAGCGAGCAGGCTGGAAAGAGCATCCTGACCGTGCCCACCGACACCACCAACGCGGTGGCCACGATGATAGCCGCAGTGAAAAACCAGTACGGTGAGGCTATGGAGGGCGAAGAGGTCGAGTGGAGCATCGAACCCGAGGTGGGCACAGGCGTCACCTTTGCCGAGGGCGTACTGACCGTGGCCAAGGAGGCTGCGGCTTCCATCACCGGGCCTGCGGGCGTCGCCTATACCATTACCGCCACATCCAAAACGGATCCCGACAAGAGCGGCAGTGCGAAGATCACCGTCAAGCGGGCCGATGCGGTATATACCGTGACGGTTTCCGGCGGAGCATCGGAGCTGGATATCCCCGCCGGCGATACCCCTGCGACGGCTACATTTACCGCAAAAGTTGTGGATCAGTATGGCACGGACCGCACCAGCGTGGGCGTGACTTGGGCCGTCAGCCCCAAGGTGGACGGCGTTACCATCAGCAGCGAAGGCGTTCTGACCGTCACCAAGGCGGCTGCTGCAGCCATTGCCGACACCACCGGAAAATCGTTCACCGTCACCGCCACGGTTCAGGGCGGCACTGCCTCTGACAGCAAGAACGTCACGGTGAAGCGCGCGGAGTCCGTCCCGACCGGCTTGAAGCTCACCGGCCCTGCCACCGTTGTCATCCCGCTGGAGGGCAAGCCGGCCAACAGCTATACGTATACAGCCAAGGTACTGGATCAGTACGGCGCGGAGCTGACCGGCCGTACCGTCAACTGGAGCAGCAGCCAATCGCCTGAGGGCGTCACCTGCACCAACAATCAGGTAAGCGTGGCCTCCGGAGCTTCCAAGGGCTCCTTCACCCTGACCGCCGCCGATTCTGCGGCGGAGTCCGTCAAGGACACACTCACCGTGCAGGTGGTGGACCTGGAGTTAAATTGGTCCGGGGTGGAAAGCAAGATCAAGGGGACGACCTACACCTACGGCGACCGCAACGACAAGGCCGGAGCCCTGGGCACCGGCACCGCCACGGTGGGCGAGACCGAGCTGAGCGGCGAATTTTCTTACGCCAAGCCGGCGGAAATCCAGGGCGCCGGAACCAAAACCATTACGGTGATCTTCACTGTGGGCGACAAGGTTGATGAGTACAAAGGTGTTCAACTGACCCGCGATGTGGAGGTCGGTATTGCCCCCAAGTCCCTCACCGTCACTTGGAGCGACGTGAAGCTGACCTACACCGGCAAGGAGCAGGGCCCCGCCGCAACGGTGACCTCCGGCGTGCTGACGGGAGACGAATTGGGCTTGAGCGTCTCCGGCCAGAAGAAGGACGCCAGCGGCGAATCCTACACGGCTGAGGCAAAAATCACCAATGGCAACTATACTTTGAAGAACCCCACCTGCCCGTTTACCATTGCGCCCAAGCCCCTTGCCGTCACCTGGAGCAATACCAGTCTGACCTACACCGGCAAGGAGCAATCTCCCACAGCGGCGGTGGAGACCGGCATTGAAGGCGAGACGGTTGAGTTGACCGTCACCGGCGGCAAGGCTGCTGTGGGCAGCAGCTATACCGCCACCGCCGCGATGAAGACAGCCAACGGCAACTATGTCCTGACCAACACCACCAAGTCCTTCTCCATCGGCAAGGCCGTGGTGAAGATCACAACAGAGCCCGCCGGGTTGAACAAGACCATCTATGCCAACGATCCGGCCAACACGGATGCTGAGTCGCTGAAGACGATGATGGCCCTGCCCGGCACGGTGAAGGTCACGGCCCCCAGCATGGACGAGACCGACGCCGCCATCACCTGGGCGGCTTCCACCCCCAAGTTTAACATCAAGGGCGCAGCCTACACCTATGTGGGCAAGATAAATGAGGATTCCAACTATGCGAACCAGCCTGAGCTGAAAGTGACGCTGACGGTGACCCCGGTCAAGCTGACGGGCGTCGCAACTGTCCCCGCAGCGCTGACCGTGGCCAAGAGTTCCGTGACGGCGCTGAGCGGCAGCCTTACGCCCTTGGGTCTGCCGGAAAAGGTTGTTCTGTCCTACGACCTGGCCGCTGCCAATGCAGAGGTGGAGGCCCAGTGGAATAAGACTGTGGCCGATCTGAAGGCTGCGGCAAACAGGGTCACCGCGGCCAAGAACCAAGAGATCACGGTCGCCCTCAGCGCAAAGACCCTGCCCGCCTGGGCCACGTATGATGCAAACGGCCTGCCTCAGTGCACCGTGACCATCACCAACAGCTTCCCCGTGAACGTGGCATTCACCACGCCGGTGACGGACGCGGTTTATGGTGGGACGCTTGCAACCCCCGCAGCCGCCGCCACCGATGCCGGGAACGGCCTGGGTGCTGCGACGGAGATGCAGTATTTTTACGAGGGCACGGGTGCCACGAACTATCAGCGCAGCAAGACCGCGCCCAAAGACGCGGGCACGTACCAGTGCATCGCGGTCTATGAGAACACAACCCATTATGGTGAGGCGAAATGTGCCTTTACCGTCAGCCCCAAGACGGCAACCTTCACCTGGAGCGGCCACACCGGCCTTACCTACGACAAGACTGTCAAGACCGTCAATGCCGTTGTGGGCAATTTGGAGAGCGGCGATGCGTGCGAGGTCACACTGACCGGCAACACCGCCACCAACGCGGGCACCTATACCGCCGTTGCCACTAAGCTGGGCAACCCCAACTACGCGCTTCCTGAAGGCGCCGCCGCCGAGCAGGAATATACCATTGCCAAGGCTGCGCGCAATGTCCGGATTACCACAGAGCCCATGGTGCTGACTGTGGGCAAGCTGACCGCCGGCATCACCTACACCTGCGACGATCTGGATCAGAGCGCTTCCGCCAACGTCTCCTGCACCAGCAGTGCTTCCGGCGTCGCCATGGTCAGCAGCACCGGCAAGGTCACGGCCGTGTCCAACGGCAAGGCGACCGTGACGCTCAGCATTTTGGAGAGCGACAACTATCTTTCCGACAGCGATACGCTGGAGATCGCCGCCCTGCCCCAGCCTCTGACCGGGGCCGCCGCTTCCGCCGGAGCTAACAGCAGCCTGACGGCCACTGTCTCCGGCACCAGGATCACCGTTGCCGGAACCATGGCCGAGGGCACCGAGCTGACCCTGACGCCTGCGGTTGCCGCAGTGGAGGGCGTGACCGTTTCCGCCCCTGTGGTGGACCTTGTAAAGAAGACCGTGACCGTCTCCGTCAATGGTACGGAAGTGGTCTATACCCTGGACCTTACCGGTATCTCGGAAATTCCCGGCCATGTCACGATCGTGGAAGGCGCTGCCGGAGTGGAGCCCGGGGAGTTCCCCGTCTCCATCACAGCAGCCGCCACCGATGGACTGGACGCAGCCGTGCCCCAGAGTGTGCTGAGTGCCGCCGCCTCCAAGCTGAGCAGCGATCAGATCAAGGAGGGCTATGAGGCCCAGGTCAAGGTCTATGCCAAGGTGGAAGCCACCGGATATGACGCGGCCAAGGGATTGAGCGTGGAGATCACTCCGTACTACACCATCCTGGCTGTGAAGGAAGGCGTTGCCGACGCAGAGCCCCTTCAGGCGGAGACCAAACTGACCGGCCTGGGCGGGAGCATTCAGGTTACGCTGCATACCAGCGGAGCAGCCTATAACTATGCCAAGTACGCCTCCGGCGGCAAGACCGCCTATCTGCCCATCACGGACAGCACCTTTGAAACCACTGGATTCGGCACCTTCACGCTGGTGAACGTGGCGGATAAATCCATAACCGTCGCCTACACCTATCATGACGGCAGAGAGCAGACGTTGACCTATACTGCGGCGGATATCGGCGCGGCTCTGCCCAAGGATGACAGCAAGAGCGGCTTCCAGGGCTGGAAGCTGAGCAAGGACGGCACTGCGGTCAACGCCAACAAGTACACCACATTGACGGAAGAGCTGTTCCTTCTGCTGGAGAGCGGCACTTACACTGCGGAGAGCGCCTTCAGCAGCGGCGGCGGTTCCGGCGGTGGCGGCGGCAGTGTCAGCACCACATACGCCATCACGGCCTCCGCCGGACAGGGCGGCTCCATCAGCCCCAGCGGCAGAGTTTCCGTGCCCTCCGGCAAGAATCAGACCTTCACCATCAAGGCCAACGCAGGCTACGCGGTGTCCGACGTGGTGGTGGACGGCAAGAGCGTGGGCGCAGTGAGCAGCTACACCTTCGAGTCCGTCACCAAGGCCCACAGCATCTCCGTCACCTTTGTGAAAGCGGACGACGTGGCCGTGATCTTCTCCGACGTGGCTGCTGACGCGTGGTTCCACGACGCGGTGCAGTATGTCTACGATGCGGGCATGATGAACGGCACCAGCGCCACAGCCTTCTCTCCCAACGGCACCATCACCCGTGGCATGATCGTCACCATGCTCTACCGCCTGGAAGGCGAGCCCACGGTGGCCCTCACCGGCAAGTTCGGCGATGTGGCCGCTGACACCTGGTGTGTCAAGGCCGTGTCCTGGGCTGCGTCCAAGGGAGTGGTCAATGGCTATGAAAACGGCCTCTTCGGCAAAGACGATCCCATCACCCGTGAGCAGCTGGCGGCGATCCTGTACCGCTATGCAGACCTCAAGGGGTACGACGTCTCTGTGGGCGAGGACACCAACATCCTCTCCTATCTGGATGTGCAGAGCGTTGCCGGGTATGCGATTCCCGCGCTGCAGTGGGCCTGCGGCGCAGGCATTGTCAACGGCAACAACGGGTATCTGATGCCCAAGGGTACAGCTACCCGCGCTCAGGCCGCCGCAATGCTGATGCGCTTTATGGAAGCCTATACCAAATAA
- a CDS encoding transglutaminase domain-containing protein, whose translation MKTWRTALLALALMLALSVSAYAQEGMEFYWDDEFVDLSIGNLPAENGIASISGDTGESALELMKQELTEQLAAGANPAVITNRFDSSLDGDALQRRIAALFFNTLYDNPEATFRVRTQIGEGGWVSSKKISFPISYLDVDQAQYTAAVDAAYAACISEAMTPVEKVVSAHDYLAASCQYDPYVGYGSKDYTAIDGTVYGENPAVYTSYGAFVDGNCVCQGYALAMKVLMDRAEVPCCLATSDAMNHAWNMVELNGIWYHLDVTWDDPIFPKIGDLAGTAFHKHLLLSDEEITALDHLGWTTENSVSCPSAYGGSTVWKSAGETPVFLDTREQCLYVMQGTDLAAYPVGGGFSSGSTVSSPTGAVYSAAYDDESGTYFYAASDGKVYGSALWESPLQWVYLGDTGGLEAGIAFGRETNIAEAKTLSAKFDYSTVWNCLLNVRATDPNMPVQVAWSYTLTDAASARGQYLYVRNTTGNPVRFDLYAAFYRQDGRMLRIDRIEGFTLEAEAGLETEQPLGEAPAGACEVKLFALADGVPVSESVYNLSK comes from the coding sequence ATGAAAACCTGGAGAACCGCCCTGCTGGCTCTTGCCCTGATGCTGGCGCTAAGCGTGAGCGCTTATGCCCAGGAGGGGATGGAATTCTATTGGGACGACGAATTTGTTGATCTGAGTATTGGAAACTTGCCGGCAGAGAACGGTATAGCGTCCATTAGCGGTGATACCGGAGAATCCGCGCTGGAATTGATGAAACAAGAGCTGACAGAGCAGCTGGCGGCCGGGGCAAACCCTGCGGTGATTACCAATCGGTTTGACAGCAGTTTGGATGGCGACGCATTACAACGCAGAATCGCAGCATTATTTTTCAACACGCTTTATGATAATCCGGAGGCAACTTTCCGCGTGCGTACGCAGATAGGGGAGGGCGGCTGGGTTTCCTCTAAAAAAATTTCTTTTCCTATCAGTTATCTTGATGTGGATCAAGCGCAATACACCGCCGCAGTGGACGCGGCCTATGCCGCCTGCATCAGCGAAGCGATGACGCCGGTGGAAAAGGTCGTGTCTGCCCACGACTATCTGGCCGCCTCCTGCCAATACGACCCCTACGTGGGGTACGGCTCAAAGGACTATACCGCCATTGACGGCACGGTCTATGGGGAGAACCCTGCGGTCTACACCTCGTACGGCGCGTTTGTCGACGGAAACTGTGTCTGCCAGGGCTATGCCCTGGCTATGAAGGTGCTGATGGACCGGGCGGAGGTGCCCTGCTGCCTGGCAACCAGCGATGCCATGAACCACGCCTGGAACATGGTTGAGCTGAATGGCATCTGGTATCACCTGGATGTCACCTGGGACGACCCGATTTTTCCGAAAATCGGTGATTTGGCTGGCACGGCATTCCACAAACACCTGCTTCTCAGCGATGAGGAGATCACAGCGCTGGACCACTTGGGCTGGACCACGGAGAACAGCGTTTCCTGCCCGTCCGCCTACGGCGGCAGCACGGTTTGGAAATCGGCGGGCGAGACGCCTGTTTTCCTGGACACCCGGGAACAGTGCCTCTATGTGATGCAGGGCACAGACCTTGCAGCCTATCCGGTGGGCGGCGGATTTTCCTCCGGGAGCACGGTGTCGTCCCCCACAGGCGCTGTGTATTCCGCAGCCTACGACGATGAGAGCGGGACTTATTTCTATGCCGCCTCCGACGGGAAGGTCTACGGCAGCGCCCTCTGGGAAAGTCCCCTCCAGTGGGTCTATTTGGGCGATACAGGCGGTTTGGAAGCAGGCATTGCCTTTGGCAGGGAGACCAACATTGCGGAAGCCAAAACCCTCAGCGCAAAATTCGACTACTCCACCGTCTGGAACTGCCTGCTGAACGTGCGGGCCACGGATCCGAACATGCCGGTGCAGGTTGCATGGTCCTATACGCTGACAGACGCCGCATCAGCCCGGGGACAGTACCTCTATGTACGCAATACCACGGGGAATCCGGTGCGTTTTGACCTCTATGCCGCCTTTTACCGCCAGGATGGGCGGATGCTCCGGATCGACAGGATAGAGGGGTTCACGCTGGAGGCGGAGGCCGGCCTGGAGACGGAGCAGCCCTTAGGAGAGGCGCCGGCGGGAGCATGTGAGGTAAAACTGTTTGCTCTTGCGGACGGCGTACCAGTCTCCGAATCGGTTTACAACCTGTCAAAATAG
- a CDS encoding FtsW/RodA/SpoVE family cell cycle protein produces MQAVFDHLTALIAANPAVGEWYTTIVRFLFPVLALLILLRAIRSLLRVPHTPETWAQLSMPNGAPAPLTHWENIIGRSRFADVVLNYPSISRQHAALIRGEDAVWTVYDLDSKGGTLVNGEKIEGSAQVREGDTITLGGVPLMLLPITAEEKQAQLAHRKAERPATIWPSFLWLTLFQVLTCFQLIVASGEAATVMIPVVFLCLIVVMWLYFIVIRLTRCVGFEMETIAFFLSTLSLAVTASSAPSALPKQLIAVLLGLGLFLILGIFLRDLSRVQRIRWLMAAGAIALLGITLVLGKSKYGASNWLVLGGLSFQPSEIAKICYIFAGSATLDRLFRRRNLSLFIVLTGVCIGCLGLMSDFGTAAIFFVTFLVIAYLRSGDFATLSLICGGAVFGGIIILEFKPYILNRFAAWGHAWEQASGAGFQQTRTMSAAASGGLVGVGAGNGWLHNVAAADTDLVFGMLCEEWGLLIAILAVLAIITLAIFAARACRVGRSSFYTIAACAASSLLVFQTCLNVFGSVDLLPLTGVTFPFVSNGGSAMMSAWGLLAFLKATDTRENASFATRFLSSRQSDGKEARAHEED; encoded by the coding sequence ATGCAGGCAGTCTTTGACCATCTGACCGCTCTGATCGCCGCCAATCCGGCGGTGGGGGAGTGGTATACCACCATTGTTAGATTTCTCTTTCCGGTGCTGGCCCTGCTGATTTTACTCCGGGCCATCCGCTCGCTGCTCCGCGTGCCCCACACACCGGAGACTTGGGCCCAGCTGTCCATGCCCAACGGAGCGCCGGCGCCTTTGACCCATTGGGAAAATATCATTGGCCGCAGCAGGTTTGCCGATGTGGTGCTCAACTACCCCAGCATTTCCCGCCAGCACGCGGCGCTGATCCGCGGTGAGGATGCGGTCTGGACCGTCTATGACCTGGACTCCAAGGGCGGCACACTGGTGAACGGGGAAAAGATCGAGGGTTCCGCCCAGGTGCGGGAGGGAGACACCATCACCCTGGGCGGCGTGCCCCTGATGCTGCTGCCCATCACGGCGGAGGAAAAGCAGGCGCAGCTGGCCCACCGGAAGGCGGAGCGGCCAGCCACCATCTGGCCCTCCTTCTTGTGGCTGACGCTGTTCCAGGTGCTGACCTGCTTCCAGCTGATTGTCGCGTCGGGAGAAGCTGCCACGGTGATGATCCCGGTGGTGTTTTTGTGCCTCATCGTGGTGATGTGGCTCTATTTCATCGTCATCCGCCTGACGCGGTGCGTGGGCTTTGAGATGGAGACCATCGCCTTTTTCCTCTCCACGCTGTCCCTGGCCGTGACTGCCTCCTCGGCGCCCTCGGCGCTGCCCAAGCAGCTGATCGCTGTGCTGCTGGGGCTGGGGCTTTTTTTGATTTTGGGAATTTTTCTCCGTGACCTGAGCCGGGTGCAGAGAATCCGGTGGCTGATGGCGGCCGGCGCCATCGCCCTTTTGGGGATCACGCTGGTGCTGGGCAAGAGCAAGTACGGCGCCTCCAACTGGCTGGTGCTGGGCGGGCTCTCCTTTCAGCCCTCGGAGATCGCAAAAATCTGCTATATCTTTGCCGGCTCCGCCACGCTGGACCGGCTGTTCCGCAGGAGGAATCTGAGCCTGTTCATCGTACTCACCGGCGTATGCATCGGCTGCCTTGGGCTGATGAGCGACTTTGGAACCGCCGCCATCTTCTTTGTGACCTTCTTAGTGATCGCATACCTGCGCTCCGGGGATTTTGCCACGCTGAGCCTGATCTGCGGCGGGGCGGTGTTCGGCGGCATCATCATTCTGGAGTTCAAGCCCTATATCCTGAACCGGTTTGCCGCCTGGGGCCACGCCTGGGAGCAGGCCTCCGGCGCCGGCTTCCAGCAGACCCGCACCATGTCTGCGGCCGCATCCGGCGGCCTGGTGGGCGTGGGCGCGGGCAACGGGTGGCTGCACAATGTGGCCGCGGCGGACACGGACCTGGTATTTGGCATGCTGTGTGAGGAGTGGGGGCTGCTCATCGCCATTTTGGCGGTGCTGGCCATCATCACCCTGGCTATTTTCGCCGCCCGGGCCTGCCGGGTGGGCAGGTCCAGCTTCTACACCATCGCCGCCTGCGCCGCTTCGTCGCTGCTGGTATTCCAAACCTGCCTCAATGTCTTCGGCTCCGTGGACCTGCTGCCCCTGACCGGCGTCACCTTCCCCTTTGTATCCAACGGCGGCTCGGCCATGATGTCCGCCTGGGGGCTGCTGGCATTCCTGAAGGCCACCGACACCCGGGAGAACGCCAGCTTTGCCACCCGGTTCCTCTCATCCCGTCAAAGCGATGGAAAGGAGGCGCGCGCCCATGAAGAAGATTGA
- a CDS encoding penicillin-binding transpeptidase domain-containing protein, translating to MKKIEKRALVCWMLALLLLAGLCFFTLRWFTQGGGWASSAFNRHLYNNAGVLKSGTILDRDGDVLTTTVDGRRTYYDNETVRKATLHVVGDLYGNIGTGALSAFADKLTGYNFLNGAYYGDKGNNLYLAIDARYNYIAYNALNGKKGVVAVYNYETGELLCLVSAPSYDPLNVPSDIATNERYDGAYINRFLSSAFVPGSVFKTVTAAAAIEQLPDLFSRTFTCEGSAQVGDNVVTCPHAHGTMDIYGALSNSCNIAFARLAVEMGPAVMERYTEKAGLTDSYSVNGLPCAKGSFSFRDATENQLGWSGVGQHNDLVNPCSLMVYMGAIANGGKAAVPRILLKSTTGGGVPSSLQLTRKTGTLIRSETAQTLSEMMRRNVEQTYGTGRFPNMTICAKSGTAEVGGDANANAWFAGFLQDEDYPYAFVVLVENGGGGASVAGTVAGKVLDAMVNGY from the coding sequence ATGAAGAAGATTGAAAAGCGGGCTCTGGTCTGCTGGATGCTGGCCCTTCTGCTGCTTGCGGGCCTGTGCTTCTTTACCCTCCGGTGGTTTACCCAGGGCGGGGGATGGGCCTCCTCTGCCTTCAACCGCCACCTCTATAACAATGCGGGCGTGCTCAAAAGCGGTACGATTTTGGACCGGGACGGCGACGTGCTGACCACCACTGTGGACGGCCGGCGCACCTATTACGACAATGAGACCGTCCGCAAGGCCACGCTCCATGTGGTGGGGGACCTGTACGGCAACATCGGCACCGGTGCCCTCAGCGCCTTTGCCGACAAGCTCACAGGCTACAATTTTTTAAACGGGGCCTATTACGGGGACAAGGGGAACAACCTGTACCTGGCCATCGACGCCCGGTACAATTACATCGCCTACAATGCCCTCAACGGAAAAAAGGGAGTCGTTGCGGTTTATAACTATGAGACGGGTGAACTCCTCTGCCTGGTTTCCGCGCCCTCCTATGACCCACTGAACGTCCCATCGGACATCGCTACAAACGAACGTTACGACGGTGCGTACATCAACCGCTTTCTCTCCTCCGCCTTTGTGCCCGGGTCGGTTTTCAAAACCGTGACTGCAGCGGCGGCCATTGAGCAGCTGCCTGATTTGTTCAGCCGGACCTTTACTTGTGAGGGCTCCGCCCAAGTGGGGGACAATGTGGTCACCTGTCCCCACGCCCACGGGACCATGGATATCTACGGCGCGCTGTCCAACTCCTGCAACATCGCCTTTGCCCGCCTGGCGGTGGAGATGGGCCCGGCCGTCATGGAGCGGTATACGGAAAAGGCGGGGCTGACGGACTCCTACTCCGTCAACGGCCTGCCCTGCGCAAAAGGGAGCTTTTCCTTCCGGGACGCCACGGAGAACCAGCTGGGCTGGTCCGGAGTGGGGCAGCACAACGACCTGGTGAACCCCTGTTCCCTGATGGTCTATATGGGTGCCATTGCAAACGGAGGCAAGGCAGCGGTGCCCCGGATTCTCTTGAAAAGCACCACGGGCGGCGGCGTGCCCTCCTCACTGCAGCTGACAAGGAAAACCGGGACGCTGATCCGCTCCGAGACGGCCCAAACGCTCTCCGAAATGATGCGCCGCAACGTGGAGCAGACTTACGGCACCGGGCGGTTCCCCAATATGACCATCTGTGCCAAGTCCGGCACCGCGGAGGTGGGGGGAGACGCCAATGCCAACGCCTGGTTTGCCGGTTTTTTGCAGGATGAGGACTATCCCTATGCCTTTGTGGTGTTGGTGGAAAATGGCGGAGGCGGAGCCTCCGTGGCGGGTACGGTGGCCGGCAAGGTGCTGGACGCCATGGTCAATGGATACTGA
- a CDS encoding CidA/LrgA family protein, with translation MKFMLQLSIILGISLLGEVVHALVPLPFPASIYGLVLMLLALCTGLIPLSRVKETGKFLVEIMPLLFIPLTVGMMDSWPVLQSILLPFAAIVLLSTVVVMAVSGRVTQWAIRKGERR, from the coding sequence ATGAAATTCATGCTCCAGCTCTCTATAATCTTAGGCATTTCCCTGTTGGGCGAGGTGGTTCACGCGCTGGTGCCCCTGCCGTTTCCGGCCAGCATTTACGGCCTGGTGCTGATGCTGCTGGCGCTGTGTACCGGCCTGATCCCCTTAAGCCGGGTGAAGGAGACCGGAAAATTCCTGGTGGAGATCATGCCGCTGCTGTTCATTCCCCTGACGGTGGGGATGATGGATTCCTGGCCGGTACTCCAGTCCATCCTGCTGCCCTTTGCTGCCATCGTGCTTCTTTCCACCGTGGTGGTGATGGCGGTCTCCGGGCGGGTGACCCAGTGGGCGATCCGGAAAGGAGAGCGCCGGTGA
- a CDS encoding LrgB family protein: MKEILCQSAFFGVAISLASYGLGMWMKSRWKLAVFNPLLVSTVVVIAALAVLRIDYDSYYEGAHYLNYFLTPSTVCLAIPLYEELQLLRKNWRAVLAGVASGVLASMTTVFLLCRLFRMDHAVYATLLPKSITTAIGVGVAEELGGLPTITAAAIIVTGIFGNVAAEGICRLFRIRESVARGIAIGSASHAMGTAKAMEMGEVEGAMSSLSIVVSGLLTVLCAPVFAGML; this comes from the coding sequence GTGAAGGAGATTCTGTGCCAGTCCGCCTTTTTCGGCGTGGCCATCAGCCTTGCGTCCTATGGCTTAGGCATGTGGATGAAGAGCAGATGGAAGTTGGCGGTGTTCAACCCGCTGCTGGTCTCCACCGTGGTGGTAATCGCGGCTTTGGCAGTCCTGCGGATCGATTACGACAGCTACTATGAAGGGGCCCACTATCTGAATTATTTTCTCACGCCGTCCACGGTGTGCCTGGCTATCCCCCTCTATGAGGAGCTTCAGCTGCTGCGGAAAAACTGGAGGGCCGTCCTGGCGGGTGTGGCGTCCGGCGTACTGGCCAGCATGACCACGGTATTTTTGCTGTGCAGGCTGTTTCGGATGGATCACGCTGTTTACGCGACGCTGCTGCCCAAGTCCATCACCACCGCCATCGGTGTCGGCGTGGCGGAGGAGCTTGGCGGGCTCCCCACCATCACAGCGGCGGCCATCATTGTCACCGGGATTTTCGGCAACGTGGCGGCAGAGGGAATCTGCCGGCTGTTCCGCATCCGGGAGAGCGTGGCCCGGGGGATCGCCATCGGCTCCGCCTCCCATGCCATGGGCACTGCCAAAGCCATGGAGATGGGGGAGGTGGAGGGCGCCATGAGCAGCCTCTCCATCGTAGTTTCGGGCCTTCTGACCGTGCTGTGCGCCCCGGTGTTTGCCGGGATGCTGTAA